The Heyndrickxia vini genome contains a region encoding:
- a CDS encoding cold-shock protein, translating into MVTGKVKWFNAEKGFGFIEVEGQDDVFVHFSAIQGEGFKTLEEGQTVTFEIEEGARGPQATNVQKA; encoded by the coding sequence ATGGTAACAGGTAAAGTTAAGTGGTTCAATGCAGAAAAAGGCTTCGGATTTATTGAAGTAGAGGGACAAGATGATGTCTTCGTACATTTTTCTGCCATTCAAGGTGAAGGTTTCAAGACTCTTGAAGAAGGTCAAACCGTCACTTTCGAAATCGAGGAAGGCGCTCGCGGACCACAAGCAACAAATGTTCAAAAAGCATAA
- a CDS encoding nuclease-related domain-containing protein, whose product MSFIKHRSKPDEMKVLETLNDRMNLTVKEKYDLTNLAKGFEGEQKFDEWLLTLSNEWNILNDLRFEMNNTYYQIDSLSLFSETIYQFEVKNYEGDYYIEKDTWYSIKGKEISNPFLQLTRAESLLRRFIKSLGFNYSIESYLIFINPEFHLYHAPRNQQIIFPTQLPRFMNNLSKKTSKVAKNHTKIVEQLLHFHLTESPYNRIPKYTFDGLKKGIICIKCRSFINTFNRMYLICDHCGNREKVTSAVLRSVDDYMILFPEEKVTRKVIQEWCKIVPGKTIINILSDHYKMIASGKNSHYIKSDK is encoded by the coding sequence ATGAGTTTTATTAAACATCGAAGCAAACCAGATGAAATGAAAGTTTTAGAGACTTTAAATGATCGAATGAATTTAACTGTCAAAGAGAAGTATGATTTGACAAATCTAGCAAAAGGATTCGAAGGTGAACAAAAGTTTGATGAATGGCTTTTAACTCTATCAAATGAATGGAACATCCTTAACGATTTACGTTTTGAAATGAATAATACTTATTATCAAATTGATAGTTTGTCCCTCTTTTCGGAAACCATTTATCAGTTCGAAGTGAAAAATTATGAGGGAGACTATTATATAGAAAAAGATACTTGGTATTCAATAAAGGGAAAGGAAATAAGCAATCCATTTTTGCAGCTGACGCGGGCTGAATCTTTGCTACGAAGATTTATTAAAAGCCTTGGTTTCAATTACTCGATAGAATCGTATTTAATTTTCATTAACCCTGAGTTTCATTTATACCATGCTCCACGAAACCAACAAATTATTTTCCCTACCCAACTCCCTCGCTTTATGAATAATCTTTCCAAAAAAACATCCAAAGTAGCAAAAAATCATACAAAAATTGTTGAACAATTATTACATTTCCACCTTACTGAGTCGCCGTATAATCGTATACCAAAATACACTTTTGATGGTTTGAAAAAAGGGATTATTTGTATAAAGTGTCGTTCTTTTATAAATACCTTTAATAGAATGTATTTAATTTGCGATCATTGTGGAAATAGAGAAAAAGTTACATCAGCAGTATTGCGAAGTGTGGACGACTATATGATTCTTTTCCCGGAGGAAAAAGTCACCAGAAAGGTAATCCAAGAATGGTGTAAAATTGTACCAGGGAAAACTATTATTAATATTCTTTCTGACCATTATAAAATGATTGCCAGTGGTAAAAATTCCCATTATATAAAAAGTGACAAATGA
- a CDS encoding 3D domain-containing protein — translation MKKFIISISTVLCLSIGISSGAFASSNTYTVKSGDSLWKISQKYKVSVSNLKKWNHLKSDTIHPKQKLVISQTKKAAAKKKTTQKVKAKKVITVSATAYTGSCKGCSGITATGINLKKNPKMKVISVDPKVIPLGTKVYVEGYGNAIAGDTGGAMKGKKIDVFIPSKKKAIQWGRKNVKVTILK, via the coding sequence TTGAAAAAATTTATTATATCAATTAGTACAGTACTCTGCTTAAGTATCGGAATTTCAAGTGGCGCATTTGCAAGCTCAAATACATATACAGTTAAAAGCGGAGATTCATTATGGAAAATCTCTCAAAAATATAAAGTATCCGTTAGTAATCTAAAAAAATGGAACCATCTTAAATCAGATACTATCCATCCTAAGCAAAAGCTAGTAATCTCTCAAACAAAAAAGGCTGCAGCAAAAAAGAAAACAACTCAAAAAGTAAAAGCAAAAAAAGTTATCACTGTTTCAGCAACAGCTTATACTGGAAGTTGTAAAGGATGCAGCGGAATCACTGCAACAGGAATCAACCTTAAAAAGAACCCTAAAATGAAAGTTATCTCTGTTGATCCAAAAGTTATCCCACTAGGAACTAAAGTTTATGTAGAAGGGTACGGAAACGCAATTGCTGGAGATACTGGCGGTGCCATGAAAGGCAAAAAAATTGATGTGTTCATCCCATCAAAGAAAAAAGCCATTCAATGGGGAAGAAAAAATGTAAAAGTAACGATCCTAAAATAA
- a CDS encoding RNA polymerase alpha subunit C-terminal domain-containing protein, whose product MTISEKNLKICSKGHKFYKSTDCPTCPACEQERKPTNGFLSLLSAPARRALEHNGITSLQQLSAYSEKEILQFHGMGPASLPKLRTALEEAGLSFKN is encoded by the coding sequence ATGACAATTTCTGAGAAAAACTTGAAGATTTGCAGCAAGGGACATAAATTTTATAAAAGCACCGATTGTCCAACTTGCCCAGCTTGTGAGCAAGAACGAAAACCTACAAATGGATTTCTTTCCTTACTTTCGGCACCAGCAAGACGAGCACTGGAACACAATGGAATAACGTCTTTACAACAGCTATCAGCATATAGCGAGAAGGAGATTTTGCAATTTCACGGCATGGGACCCGCTTCTTTGCCAAAATTAAGGACAGCTTTGGAAGAGGCAGGATTATCATTCAAAAATTAA
- a CDS encoding D-2-hydroxyacid dehydrogenase, protein MSQRKLVITQNLDQDLFEKIKETVPDWDVIAGKDSSVWKDHLNDAEIIAGWKKEVKQYGIDQDSNLKWLQSWSAGVDRFPLEELHAKDIFLTTASGVHAYPISETIFALMLGLTRKIHTYVRNQQSKTWHHAHLSLEMHGKTVGIIGAGAIGKETAKIAKAFGMKVIGIRHSNILEESFDEMYTTSSLNSILPECDYIIVTTPLTDETYHLFGNEQFQLMKESSFFINIGRGEIAVEEELVHALETGSIAGAGLDVFEKEPLADQSPLWNLENVIITPHTAGSTEHYDTRVIEDIFIPNLKHYLQEGVPKINLVDFKKGY, encoded by the coding sequence ATGTCACAGCGTAAACTAGTCATAACCCAGAATCTAGATCAAGATTTATTCGAAAAAATTAAAGAAACAGTTCCTGATTGGGATGTCATAGCCGGGAAAGATTCTTCTGTTTGGAAAGATCATTTGAATGATGCCGAAATCATTGCAGGCTGGAAGAAAGAAGTAAAACAATACGGGATTGATCAAGATTCAAATCTGAAATGGTTGCAAAGCTGGAGTGCTGGTGTAGATCGTTTTCCATTGGAAGAGTTACATGCCAAGGACATTTTCTTAACTACTGCTAGTGGGGTTCATGCCTATCCAATTTCTGAAACAATTTTCGCTTTAATGCTTGGTTTAACCCGAAAAATTCATACATACGTGAGAAATCAGCAATCCAAAACATGGCACCATGCTCACTTAAGTCTTGAAATGCACGGAAAAACAGTTGGAATTATTGGTGCAGGGGCAATAGGTAAGGAAACGGCAAAAATCGCTAAAGCATTCGGCATGAAAGTAATCGGGATTCGACATTCGAATATTTTGGAGGAATCCTTTGATGAGATGTATACAACATCCAGTTTGAATTCAATACTGCCGGAATGTGATTACATCATTGTTACAACACCACTAACAGACGAAACTTATCATCTATTTGGTAATGAACAATTCCAATTAATGAAGGAATCATCCTTCTTCATTAATATTGGCCGGGGAGAGATTGCCGTTGAAGAGGAACTCGTTCATGCACTTGAAACAGGCTCAATCGCCGGTGCCGGTCTAGATGTTTTTGAAAAAGAGCCCCTCGCCGACCAAAGCCCATTATGGAATTTGGAAAATGTCATCATTACCCCACATACTGCTGGCTCAACAGAACATTATGATACAAGAGTGATTGAAGATATTTTCATCCCGAATTTGAAGCATTACTTACAAGAAGGAGTACCCAAGATTAATCTCGTAGACTTTAAAAAGGGATATTAA
- a CDS encoding DinB family protein, with translation MNENRKIRNELWKSVDGLTDEQLNRRVSEESWSIMQVLEHLYLMEKGIVANMKKALTEEDHPTDPKPIQLTLNRSTKIPAPSYFVPTNDFITLAEMKTKLEDSRANLTAVEETADTRLFEKKSFLHPVFGQMTVKQWIPFIGLHEKRHLAQIEEIKQVLGY, from the coding sequence TTGAATGAAAATAGGAAAATCAGAAATGAACTATGGAAAAGTGTCGATGGGTTGACTGATGAACAATTGAATCGGCGGGTAAGTGAAGAGTCATGGTCAATTATGCAAGTATTAGAGCATCTTTATTTAATGGAAAAAGGAATTGTTGCAAATATGAAAAAGGCGTTAACAGAGGAAGATCATCCTACTGATCCTAAGCCTATCCAATTAACGTTGAATCGTTCAACAAAGATTCCAGCTCCATCATATTTTGTTCCCACAAATGATTTTATTACGCTTGCGGAAATGAAGACTAAGCTAGAAGACTCACGGGCAAACTTAACTGCAGTAGAAGAAACAGCCGATACAAGACTATTTGAGAAAAAATCGTTTCTACATCCTGTATTCGGACAAATGACGGTAAAACAGTGGATACCATTTATTGGTCTGCATGAAAAACGTCATCTAGCGCAAATTGAAGAAATCAAGCAAGTACTTGGTTATTAA
- a CDS encoding aspartate kinase → MKVVKFGGSSLSTGEQIRKVFDIVLSDPERKIVVVSAPGKRHPSDEKITDLLISCGKKILDNDSETEVLNEIIQRYILIAKELGLHESFIVEIRNSFLQVLQNDKSNPVMFLEALKASGEDTNAKLIAHYFQLRGVEAHYINPKDAGLLVSNEPGNAQVLPESYNRLADLSTHSGIIIFPGFFGYNEQGKVLTFSRSGSDITGSILANGAGASVYENFTDVDAVYSVNPTIIQQPKEIREVTYREMRELSYAGFSVFHEEALIPAYRAGIPVHVKNTNNPFAPGTRIVNEREQRNGPVVGIASDKGFCSIYVSKYLMNREVGFGRKLLQILESFGLSYEHSPSGIDDISIILRENQLNSEIEKQIIELFKEELHADEVKVEHGLALIMIVGEGMRQNVGTTARASKALAHAGINIEMINQGSSEVSMMFGVKEVNEKKAVQALYQEFFVGVLV, encoded by the coding sequence ATGAAGGTTGTAAAGTTCGGCGGTTCCTCGTTATCCACAGGTGAACAAATTAGAAAGGTATTTGATATTGTTTTATCCGATCCGGAAAGGAAAATTGTCGTCGTTTCTGCCCCGGGAAAAAGGCATCCATCAGATGAGAAAATAACGGACCTATTGATTTCTTGCGGAAAAAAAATACTGGATAACGATTCAGAAACAGAAGTATTAAATGAAATTATCCAACGATACATCCTCATTGCGAAGGAATTAGGACTCCATGAATCGTTTATAGTAGAGATTAGAAACTCTTTTCTTCAAGTTTTGCAGAATGATAAAAGCAATCCAGTTATGTTTTTAGAAGCTTTAAAAGCAAGCGGAGAAGATACTAACGCAAAATTAATCGCACACTACTTTCAACTTCGTGGTGTTGAAGCACACTATATCAATCCGAAGGATGCGGGATTACTTGTGAGCAATGAGCCTGGGAATGCTCAAGTATTACCGGAAAGTTACAATCGATTAGCTGATTTATCAACTCATTCAGGCATCATAATTTTTCCCGGATTCTTTGGATATAACGAACAAGGGAAGGTTTTAACCTTTTCACGAAGTGGTTCGGATATTACTGGTTCTATTTTAGCCAATGGGGCAGGGGCATCCGTTTATGAAAACTTTACGGATGTAGATGCTGTATATTCCGTCAATCCAACAATTATTCAACAACCTAAGGAAATACGAGAGGTTACATATCGAGAAATGCGGGAACTTTCCTATGCCGGCTTTTCCGTTTTTCATGAGGAAGCACTTATTCCGGCGTATCGCGCAGGTATTCCCGTCCATGTAAAAAATACGAATAATCCTTTTGCACCCGGAACAAGAATTGTGAATGAAAGAGAACAAAGAAATGGTCCTGTTGTTGGAATTGCTAGTGATAAAGGATTTTGTAGTATCTATGTTAGTAAATATTTAATGAATCGTGAAGTAGGGTTTGGCCGAAAGCTTCTGCAAATTTTGGAAAGCTTCGGATTATCCTATGAACATTCTCCGTCCGGTATTGATGATATATCAATTATTTTACGTGAAAATCAATTGAATTCAGAGATTGAAAAACAAATAATCGAGTTATTTAAAGAGGAACTTCACGCAGATGAGGTTAAAGTGGAGCATGGCCTTGCACTTATTATGATTGTCGGTGAAGGGATGCGGCAAAACGTAGGAACGACTGCAAGAGCCTCGAAAGCATTAGCACATGCTGGCATTAATATTGAAATGATCAACCAAGGATCATCCGAGGTAAGTATGATGTTTGGAGTCAAAGAAGTAAATGAAAAAAAGGCAGTTCAAGCTTTATACCAAGAGTTCTTTGTCGGTGTATTAGTATGA
- a CDS encoding tetratricopeptide repeat protein produces MTFEELLIDKMYYKKTFMKENEFDHPIRILGEAYMAEQQNELAELSYIRFAQGEVYFHNKDFESAIFKWENIENELEPWAKKNMADAYFELSLYSTAEEIYRSIVSDSPILTTEISIMLFSIYNVQGDMGKAVDTIKEAVAYNPDYKNLTDIARDFFENQQDWANAVELAVNEAIRTDSAKWFEVLISYSLDEKTNRFAPSYFSKVLVSLYIENQRLFESFVSSLWKGYRNEAKDVYLTWIKEINHILINIEDRRNGNWHELSALFAESYSELLNGQLLLKDLSLMVPEHLENWLKVADSTHALAASAAVLSWAEIFPSSINQSIIQEAENIIVHAKNETDVLKESVRLFENIIEWAKKQEVQIGYSLHWMVRQLLDHRVHHLLVAGNSENGKVDFINAALGGHSLGIPSSSLIMYKDADTIDISEITNDGISKIDNIEEFHELSMHETMIDFKLPAELLYDCAVSLSYMPRNSQGLNSKQYMYLPDAILAVINPSEYDGDYLLDLNEQMPYTPLHFVINDVEKVYSEQELTILEDEIRSKFPYAMVFTSTDSANLTNFIKTITQSINVEEARTANMLSFIRALMSNILEQRLQMENGLNESIKWEEEMATKLGGAIHQLQDMEKEKVENITQSYQTIKDDIKEELRKSIPALLKGSSELIKEDSDFRKLHIELNEEMNSRIQLHVEKKVLPNFYSSIQQWISYADEEFYQCKTFLDEMREGFNSLYGEERLKLFADEKVLDDWRRDAERMKNGIRIDKVNILLRHTPSQVLLKSAGKLFGALQQNKSILFNKYKKFVENEDYQEVVNTITNKFLMQFELFETSIERDIAMFFKNPLTELEETVKKTEATRQDNEKTLNRMKASPEKFSDPLSLFQVKLRQYEWIIDASKESYPVG; encoded by the coding sequence ATGACTTTTGAAGAGTTATTAATTGATAAAATGTATTATAAAAAAACATTTATGAAAGAGAATGAATTCGACCATCCAATTCGAATCCTTGGTGAAGCATACATGGCGGAACAGCAAAATGAGCTAGCTGAATTATCGTATATTCGTTTCGCCCAAGGAGAAGTGTATTTTCATAATAAAGACTTTGAATCTGCCATTTTTAAATGGGAAAATATCGAAAATGAATTAGAGCCATGGGCGAAAAAAAATATGGCAGATGCCTATTTTGAATTAAGCCTGTACTCTACTGCTGAAGAAATATACCGTTCAATCGTTTCTGATTCCCCAATATTAACGACGGAAATTTCGATTATGCTTTTCTCTATTTATAATGTGCAGGGAGACATGGGAAAAGCGGTTGATACAATTAAGGAAGCTGTCGCCTATAATCCTGATTACAAAAATCTAACAGACATAGCACGCGATTTTTTTGAAAATCAGCAGGATTGGGCAAATGCAGTAGAACTAGCTGTGAACGAAGCAATAAGAACGGATTCTGCAAAATGGTTTGAGGTACTCATTTCCTATAGTTTGGATGAAAAAACAAACCGATTTGCACCAAGTTATTTTAGTAAAGTCCTAGTTTCGTTATATATAGAAAATCAAAGATTGTTTGAATCATTTGTTTCCTCGCTATGGAAAGGTTATCGAAATGAAGCAAAAGATGTTTACCTAACTTGGATTAAAGAGATTAATCATATCCTTATAAATATCGAGGACCGTCGTAATGGAAATTGGCATGAATTATCCGCTCTATTTGCGGAGTCATATTCGGAGCTATTAAATGGGCAGCTTTTATTAAAAGATTTATCATTGATGGTGCCGGAACATCTTGAAAACTGGCTCAAAGTCGCTGATTCTACACATGCATTAGCAGCTTCAGCAGCCGTACTTTCGTGGGCAGAAATCTTTCCGTCGAGCATCAATCAGTCAATCATTCAAGAAGCAGAAAATATTATTGTACATGCAAAAAATGAAACGGATGTCTTAAAGGAAAGTGTACGTTTATTTGAAAACATAATAGAATGGGCGAAAAAGCAAGAGGTTCAGATTGGTTATTCATTACATTGGATGGTTCGCCAACTTCTTGATCATCGCGTACATCATTTATTAGTTGCTGGTAATTCAGAAAATGGAAAAGTTGATTTTATCAATGCAGCACTTGGAGGCCATAGTCTAGGAATACCATCATCTTCGCTCATTATGTATAAAGATGCTGATACAATCGACATTTCAGAAATTACGAATGATGGCATAAGTAAAATTGACAATATAGAAGAATTTCATGAACTATCGATGCATGAAACAATGATTGATTTTAAGTTGCCAGCTGAACTTTTGTATGATTGCGCAGTATCATTGTCATATATGCCAAGAAATAGCCAAGGGCTAAATAGCAAGCAATATATGTATCTGCCAGATGCTATTCTAGCAGTAATAAATCCGAGTGAATATGATGGTGACTATTTACTTGATTTAAACGAGCAAATGCCGTATACCCCATTACATTTTGTAATTAACGATGTGGAAAAAGTATACAGTGAACAAGAATTAACTATTCTTGAAGATGAGATTCGTTCTAAATTTCCGTATGCGATGGTCTTCACATCTACAGACTCGGCAAATTTAACGAACTTTATAAAAACGATCACACAATCAATCAATGTGGAGGAAGCGCGTACAGCTAATATGCTATCCTTCATTCGTGCATTAATGTCAAACATTTTAGAGCAACGACTGCAAATGGAAAATGGTTTAAATGAATCGATTAAATGGGAAGAAGAAATGGCTACTAAATTAGGCGGAGCGATTCATCAACTGCAAGATATGGAAAAAGAAAAAGTAGAAAACATCACACAATCGTATCAAACTATTAAAGATGACATTAAAGAGGAGCTAAGAAAATCTATCCCTGCATTATTAAAGGGAAGTTCCGAACTAATTAAAGAAGATAGCGACTTTAGAAAACTTCATATAGAATTGAATGAAGAAATGAACAGTCGGATTCAATTACATGTTGAAAAAAAGGTTTTACCAAATTTTTATTCTTCGATTCAACAATGGATTTCCTATGCAGATGAAGAATTTTATCAGTGTAAGACGTTCCTGGATGAAATGCGAGAGGGCTTTAACTCATTATACGGTGAGGAAAGATTAAAGCTATTTGCAGATGAGAAAGTACTTGATGATTGGCGACGCGATGCGGAAAGAATGAAAAATGGTATCCGAATTGATAAGGTAAATATTTTACTAAGGCATACACCGTCCCAAGTTTTATTAAAAAGTGCCGGCAAACTTTTTGGGGCACTCCAGCAAAATAAATCAATTCTTTTTAATAAATATAAAAAGTTTGTCGAAAATGAGGATTATCAAGAAGTCGTAAATACCATTACAAACAAGTTCCTAATGCAATTTGAACTATTTGAAACATCTATAGAAAGAGATATTGCGATGTTCTTTAAGAATCCTTTAACTGAACTTGAGGAAACGGTTAAGAAAACCGAGGCTACCCGCCAAGATAATGAGAAAACGTTAAATAGAATGAAAGCAAGTCCGGAAAAATTCAGTGACCCTCTATCACTATTTCAAGTTAAATTACGTCAATATGAGTGGATCATTGATGCGAGCAAAGAAAGCTATCCAGTTGGTTAA
- a CDS encoding hydrolase — protein sequence MESNSRKYYIDITNGEILDTPIETNQQFEITANHKEISQLKELFKKLYAADLETYARAHIPFLEYHHDSENHKYDQILTEVYQMIYQLGNEEARQYIINNGILNDDTQSKGLENFK from the coding sequence ATGGAGTCGAATAGCAGAAAATATTATATTGATATCACCAATGGTGAAATATTAGACACTCCAATTGAAACAAATCAACAATTTGAAATTACTGCTAACCATAAAGAAATTTCTCAGCTTAAAGAGCTTTTCAAAAAGTTATATGCTGCTGATTTAGAAACATATGCACGGGCCCATATTCCTTTCCTTGAATATCACCATGATTCCGAAAATCATAAATATGATCAAATTCTTACTGAAGTTTATCAAATGATCTATCAATTAGGGAATGAAGAAGCACGTCAATATATAATTAATAATGGAATATTGAATGATGACACCCAATCTAAGGGATTAGAAAACTTTAAGTAG
- a CDS encoding VOC family protein, giving the protein MKRIIPHITIENCKEAIEYYAEVLNGEIGHTQLADGIEMFKGHEGKYIHAELHFPNGFAIYFNDVFGNEPIYGNNIEIGLEFESDEEIKQVYDAISKEGVVKMELQQTFWNATYGKVQDKYGVTWELNYRK; this is encoded by the coding sequence ATGAAAAGGATAATCCCACATATTACAATTGAAAATTGCAAGGAAGCTATAGAATACTATGCCGAAGTATTAAATGGTGAGATTGGACATACTCAACTCGCCGACGGAATTGAAATGTTCAAAGGACATGAAGGAAAATACATCCATGCAGAACTCCATTTTCCTAATGGGTTTGCCATTTATTTTAATGATGTATTTGGGAATGAGCCAATCTATGGGAATAATATTGAAATTGGACTCGAATTCGAAAGTGATGAGGAAATCAAGCAAGTATATGACGCAATTTCCAAAGAAGGGGTAGTAAAAATGGAGCTGCAGCAAACATTTTGGAATGCTACCTATGGAAAAGTACAGGACAAATATGGAGTTACGTGGGAATTGAATTATCGAAAATAA
- a CDS encoding aliphatic sulfonate ABC transporter substrate-binding protein: MKKYFIFCLSIITIFGVLSGCSSSASGENKKPKKIILDYAFYSPTSLVLKNKGFAEKLFKKEGIDIEFVLSQGSNKALEFLNSKSVDFSSSAGAAALMAKANGSPIQSIYIYSKPEWTALVTLDPSIQSVADLIGKKVAATIGTDPYIFLLRALKENGLSPNDIEIVNLQHSDGASALQSGEVTAWAGLDPHMAKLELESKANLFYRQPNYNSYGTLNVRKEFADQYPKYVEKVIEAYEQARKWAIEHPDETAGILAKEAKIDSDVAKKELERNDFSSPTPGNEQVETIQAAGKILQEMKVLKDTLNIEKLVNELITPKYAKKVINQ; this comes from the coding sequence ATGAAAAAGTATTTTATCTTTTGTTTAAGCATCATTACAATTTTTGGTGTGCTTTCAGGATGCTCCAGTAGTGCAAGTGGGGAAAATAAAAAACCTAAAAAAATTATTTTGGATTACGCATTTTACTCGCCAACAAGTCTTGTTTTAAAAAACAAAGGTTTTGCGGAAAAATTATTTAAAAAGGAAGGGATTGATATCGAATTTGTTCTAAGTCAAGGTAGCAACAAAGCACTCGAGTTTTTAAACTCAAAAAGTGTGGATTTTAGTTCTTCGGCTGGTGCAGCTGCACTAATGGCGAAAGCAAACGGGTCACCTATTCAATCCATTTATATCTATTCAAAACCAGAATGGACCGCTCTGGTTACACTTGATCCATCCATTCAATCAGTAGCTGATTTAATAGGAAAAAAGGTTGCCGCAACTATTGGAACCGACCCGTATATTTTTCTGCTTCGTGCATTAAAGGAGAATGGGTTATCACCAAATGATATTGAAATTGTCAATCTTCAACATAGTGATGGTGCAAGTGCATTACAGTCTGGTGAAGTCACTGCTTGGGCAGGATTGGATCCACATATGGCAAAACTAGAACTGGAATCGAAAGCAAACCTATTTTATCGTCAACCAAATTACAATAGCTATGGAACATTAAATGTCCGAAAGGAGTTTGCTGATCAATACCCTAAATATGTTGAAAAAGTGATTGAAGCGTATGAGCAAGCAAGAAAATGGGCGATTGAGCATCCCGATGAAACCGCTGGAATTCTTGCAAAGGAAGCAAAAATTGATAGTGATGTCGCAAAAAAAGAGCTAGAAAGAAATGATTTCTCTTCTCCTACTCCTGGAAATGAGCAAGTTGAAACGATTCAAGCAGCTGGGAAGATTCTTCAAGAAATGAAAGTTTTAAAGGATACTCTTAATATTGAAAAGCTCGTAAATGAGCTGATTACGCCAAAATATGCGAAAAAGGTAATTAATCAATAA
- a CDS encoding ABC transporter permease — protein MIEQSEKVRLVRRRDTSKKLTLSKKKGKRKWIIGSIIPFILLLLWEITGRMGLIEAHLLPVPSIILKGIYDMAREGTLWEHTGATLYRVFAGFFIGTFFAILLGSIVGYFKLFESLFDPIIQAFRSIPSLSWVPLFILWMGIGETSKIILIAVGVFFPVYLNMVSGIQGVDRKLIEVGRIYHFSPYKIIRKIILPAALPSFLVGIRSGLGLGWMFVVAAEIMGASKGLGYLLFVGQNTYSPQLVLGSILLFAILGKLTDSILKKIEDRSLRWQDSLSNQN, from the coding sequence ATGATTGAGCAAAGTGAAAAAGTAAGATTGGTACGAAGAAGAGATACCTCTAAAAAACTAACTTTAAGTAAGAAAAAAGGCAAAAGGAAGTGGATAATAGGAAGCATTATCCCTTTCATCCTCCTCTTACTTTGGGAAATCACCGGAAGGATGGGACTGATTGAGGCACACCTACTCCCGGTTCCATCTATCATCCTTAAAGGAATTTATGACATGGCACGGGAAGGAACGCTGTGGGAGCATACCGGGGCGACGTTATATCGCGTATTTGCTGGGTTTTTTATAGGAACATTCTTCGCTATTTTACTAGGATCTATTGTAGGTTATTTTAAACTATTTGAGAGTCTGTTTGATCCAATTATTCAAGCCTTTCGGTCGATCCCATCTTTGTCATGGGTACCACTCTTTATTTTATGGATGGGAATAGGTGAAACATCAAAAATTATACTCATTGCAGTTGGTGTATTCTTTCCTGTCTACTTAAATATGGTATCCGGAATTCAAGGGGTCGACCGCAAACTTATTGAGGTCGGCAGAATTTATCATTTTTCACCTTATAAAATTATTCGTAAGATCATCCTCCCTGCGGCACTTCCCTCATTTCTTGTCGGAATTCGCAGTGGGCTGGGACTTGGCTGGATGTTCGTCGTAGCCGCTGAAATTATGGGGGCAAGTAAAGGGCTTGGCTATTTATTATTCGTCGGTCAAAACACGTATTCACCCCAGCTCGTTTTAGGCAGTATTTTGTTATTCGCGATACTCGGGAAACTTACGGATTCCATTCTCAAAAAAATAGAAGATCGATCACTTAGATGGCAAGACAGTCTTTCTAACCAAAACTAA